A window of Gemmatimonadota bacterium contains these coding sequences:
- a CDS encoding TonB-dependent receptor: protein MADVRVIPLHAARQRGVRLLVALSVVLASPMAMAAQAGAVSGQVVSETGVPLAGARVSVPTGRREVATDAAGRFRIERLAIGPATITASAPGFETARRTVEVRLDRPTEVRLVLTPVRTRLGAVLVREQAPAGTMRPAGDTLGPLMVPGARTEVIALEGSDANLAEKVGRQIFARVPGLQVYDMDGAGNQTNVSTRGLDPHRSWEFNLRQDGVPINSDLYGYPASHYSLPMEAIERVELVRGTASLQYGSQFGGLLNYVTRAADTSRALAPRVVMNGGSFGLANLYGEASGRVGGVDYVTYAAWRESDGYRDGARSRYSAQYASATWRLTSTLRLRAQVARSWYLYRIPGPLTDAMFAADPRQSTRSRNWFSPTITIPALQAEWRPSARTRLSVQASGVLGDRSSVQFVGFATVADTALTATGRPANRAVDIDDFDSRTLEVRLTHAHTVGARAATIAAGVTMSDNHMRRRQQGVGTTGDDYDLGITGAFGRDLRYRSRAVAAYAEEIVRVTDRWTLIPGVRIERGETRMTGRLAYYDPADVPRTVRHDFPLLGLRTSYRGARAEWYGGWSESYRPMLLKDLLPENALERSDPAMRDARGWTAESGVRGTRGARLTYDVGLFWMRYDGRFGALLRDDGAGPYVFKTNLGSTRTAGAEIALDALLATSAHATWRGFASAALFDAVYRKGVAVTGGANVALDGNRVEGVPAIIVRTGVVRTGAAGTMTLQVSHTGESFGDPLNTREPNVTGARGIVPAYTLVDLTLSRRVGAHAVVRAGVTNVFDVRYFTKRPAFYPGPGVWPSDGRGVTLGMSLGR, encoded by the coding sequence GTGGCTGACGTACGTGTGATCCCGTTGCACGCGGCGAGGCAACGAGGAGTCCGACTCCTCGTCGCCCTGTCGGTCGTGCTCGCATCGCCGATGGCGATGGCCGCGCAGGCCGGCGCGGTCTCCGGTCAGGTCGTGTCCGAGACCGGCGTCCCGCTCGCCGGCGCTCGCGTGTCGGTGCCGACCGGCCGGCGGGAGGTCGCGACTGACGCCGCCGGCCGGTTCCGGATCGAGCGGCTCGCGATCGGCCCGGCGACGATCACGGCGAGCGCACCGGGGTTCGAGACGGCGCGGCGAACCGTCGAGGTCCGCCTCGACCGGCCGACCGAGGTGCGCCTCGTCCTGACGCCAGTCCGTACGCGCCTCGGCGCCGTACTCGTCCGCGAACAGGCACCAGCGGGGACGATGCGTCCCGCGGGCGACACCCTCGGGCCCCTCATGGTGCCCGGCGCCCGCACCGAGGTGATCGCGCTCGAGGGATCGGACGCGAACCTCGCCGAGAAGGTCGGCCGACAGATCTTCGCGCGGGTGCCCGGCCTCCAGGTCTACGACATGGACGGCGCAGGGAACCAGACGAACGTCTCGACCCGCGGACTCGATCCGCATCGCTCCTGGGAGTTCAACCTCCGGCAGGATGGGGTGCCCATCAACTCGGACCTGTACGGGTATCCGGCGAGCCACTACAGCCTGCCGATGGAAGCGATCGAACGAGTGGAGCTCGTCCGCGGCACCGCCTCGCTGCAGTACGGGTCCCAGTTCGGCGGACTGCTGAACTACGTCACGCGCGCAGCGGACACCTCGCGAGCGCTGGCGCCACGGGTCGTGATGAATGGCGGCTCGTTCGGCCTCGCCAATCTGTACGGCGAGGCGAGTGGCCGCGTCGGCGGCGTCGACTATGTCACCTATGCGGCTTGGCGCGAGAGCGACGGGTACCGGGACGGCGCCCGCTCGCGCTACTCGGCGCAGTACGCGTCGGCGACGTGGCGCCTCACGTCGACGCTGCGACTCCGCGCCCAGGTGGCACGGTCGTGGTACCTGTATCGGATCCCCGGGCCGCTCACGGATGCGATGTTCGCCGCGGACCCCAGGCAGTCGACGCGGTCGCGGAACTGGTTCAGCCCGACCATCACGATCCCGGCGTTGCAGGCCGAGTGGCGGCCGAGCGCGCGCACGCGACTGTCCGTCCAGGCGAGTGGCGTCCTCGGCGACCGCAGCTCGGTGCAGTTCGTCGGATTCGCCACCGTCGCGGACACCGCACTGACCGCCACCGGTCGCCCGGCGAACCGGGCCGTCGACATCGACGACTTCGACAGCCGCACGCTCGAGGTCCGACTCACGCACGCGCACACGGTCGGCGCGCGCGCCGCGACGATCGCGGCCGGCGTCACGATGTCCGACAATCACATGCGCCGCCGGCAGCAGGGGGTCGGCACCACCGGCGACGACTACGATCTCGGCATCACCGGCGCGTTCGGTCGCGACCTGCGCTACCGGTCGCGCGCGGTCGCCGCGTACGCGGAGGAGATCGTGCGCGTGACCGACCGCTGGACGCTCATCCCCGGCGTCCGCATCGAGCGCGGCGAGACGCGCATGACCGGACGGCTCGCGTACTACGACCCGGCGGACGTGCCGCGCACGGTGCGGCACGATTTCCCCCTCCTCGGGCTTCGCACGAGCTATCGCGGTGCGCGCGCGGAGTGGTACGGGGGCTGGAGCGAGTCGTACCGGCCGATGCTGCTCAAGGACCTGCTGCCGGAGAACGCGCTCGAGCGGAGCGACCCGGCGATGCGCGACGCGCGCGGCTGGACGGCGGAGAGTGGCGTCCGCGGCACGCGCGGGGCGCGGCTCACCTACGACGTCGGCCTCTTCTGGATGCGGTACGATGGGCGATTCGGCGCGCTGCTGCGCGATGACGGCGCGGGGCCGTACGTGTTCAAGACGAACCTGGGGTCCACGCGAACGGCGGGGGCCGAGATCGCCCTCGACGCCTTGCTCGCGACCTCGGCGCACGCGACCTGGCGGGGATTCGCCTCCGCGGCGCTCTTCGACGCCGTCTATCGCAAGGGCGTCGCCGTGACCGGTGGCGCGAACGTCGCCCTCGACGGGAATCGCGTGGAAGGGGTGCCCGCGATCATCGTCCGGACCGGCGTCGTCCGCACCGGCGCCGCTGGCACGATGACGCTCCAGGTGAGCCACACCGGCGAGAGCTTCGGCGACCCGCTCAACACGCGCGAACCGAACGTGACGGGTGCTCGCGGCATCGTGCCGGCATACACGCTCGTGGATCTCACGCTCTCGCGTCGTGTCGGCGCGCACGCCGTCGTGCGCGCGGGGGTGACGAACGTCTTCGATGTGCGGTACTTCACCAAGCGCCCGGCGTTCTACCCGGGCCCCGGCGTCTGGCCGAGTGATGGCCGCGGCGTCACCTTGGGGATGTCGCTCGGCCGGTAG